A single window of Leptolyngbya ohadii IS1 DNA harbors:
- a CDS encoding chromophore lyase CpcT/CpeT yields MTHSTDITTLARWMAADFSNQAQAFENPPFFAHIRVCMRPLSAHFLPGTSLFVEQAYDYMLNDPYRVRVLNLITKDNHIEIENYVVKDETPFYGASRDLKRLQTLKAEQLEKLPGCNMIVHWTGHSFKGSVEPGKGCIVHRKGQATYLDSEFEIDDHRFISLDRGLDPETNELVWGSVAGPFNFVRRTSFAEEVEVLQ; encoded by the coding sequence ATGACCCACTCGACCGATATCACCACCCTTGCCCGCTGGATGGCAGCCGACTTTAGCAATCAGGCTCAGGCATTTGAAAATCCTCCTTTTTTCGCCCATATTCGCGTCTGTATGCGTCCCCTTTCCGCCCATTTTCTACCGGGCACCAGTTTGTTTGTGGAACAGGCATACGACTACATGCTGAATGACCCCTACCGGGTGCGCGTGCTTAACTTGATCACGAAAGATAACCACATCGAAATCGAAAACTATGTGGTCAAGGATGAAACTCCCTTTTATGGAGCATCTCGCGACCTGAAGCGGCTGCAAACTCTCAAAGCAGAGCAACTCGAAAAGCTGCCTGGCTGCAATATGATCGTTCACTGGACAGGGCACAGCTTCAAAGGCTCCGTTGAACCGGGGAAAGGCTGTATTGTGCATCGCAAAGGGCAGGCAACTTATCTGGATAGCGAGTTTGAAATTGACGACCACAGGTTTATTAGCCTCGATCGCGGCTTAGATCCAGAAACCAACGAACTGGTCTGGGGTTCGGTTGCGGGTCCATTCAACTTTGTTCGACGCACGAGCTTTGCAGAAGAGGTCGAAGTTTTACAGTAA